In a genomic window of Suricata suricatta isolate VVHF042 chromosome 12, meerkat_22Aug2017_6uvM2_HiC, whole genome shotgun sequence:
- the F2RL3 gene encoding proteinase-activated receptor 4, which produces MCILPLLWPLVLGLSLGDGPRIPLTYDELGSTGGDHDETLGSWEGTPHPELRSFSGQLWSNRSDVVELLNSSRVLLLGWVPTRLVPMLYGLTMLVGLPTNGLALWVLATRVPRLPSTVLLMNLAAADLLLALMLPLRVAYHLLGQHWPFGEAACRLTTAALYGHMYGSVLLLAAISLDRYLGVVHPMRALTLRGWRLAAGLCTVAWLAAGTLALPLALQQQTFRLSRSDHVLCHDVLPMGAQASYWRPAFICLAVLGCFLPLLAMLLTYGATLCTLAAGGRRYGHARRLTVLVLALAMAFFVPSNTLLLLHYSDPSPDAWGNLYAAYVPSLALSTLNSCVDPFIYYYVSAEFRDKVREGLPCWAPGASTASREGGTPGSGTRSTSLV; this is translated from the exons ATGTGCATCCTCCCGCTGCTATGGCCCTTGGTGCTGGGGCTCAGCCTGGGAGATGGCCCCCGGATCCCCCTCACCTATGATGAGCTGGGGAGCACAGGGGGCGACCATG aTGAAACACTGGGGTCCTGGGAGGGGACCCCTCACCCCGAACTGCGCAGCTTCTCCGGCCAGCTCTGGTCCAACCGCAGCGACGTCGTTGAGCTCCTCAACAGCTCTCGGGTGCTGCTGCTGGGCTGGGTGCCCACGAGGCTGGTGCCCATGCTCTACGGGCTGACCATGCTGGTCGGGCTCCCCACCAACGGCCTGGCACTGTGGGTGCTGGCCACGCGGGTGCCACGGCTGCCCTCCACCGTGCTGCTGATGAACCTGGCAGCCGCCGACCTCCTGCTGGCCTTGATGCTGCCGCTGCGTGTCGCCTACCACCTGCTGGGCCAGCACTGGCCCTTCGGCGAGGCCGCCTGCCGCCTGACCACGGCCGCGCTGTACGGCCACATGTACGGCTCCGTGCTGCTGCTGGCAGCCATCAGCCTGGACCGCTACCTCGGCGTGGTGCACCCGATGCGGGCCCTCACCCTGCGAGGCTGGCGCCTGGCggccgggctctgcactgtggccTGGCTGGCGGCCGGCACCCTGGCGCTGCCCCTGGCGCTGCAGCAGCAGACCTTCCGGCTGTCGCGCTCCGACCACGTGCTGTGCCACGACGTGCTGCCCATGGGCGCTCAGGCCTCCTACTGGCGGCCTGCCTTCATCTGCCTGGCGGTGCTCGGCTGCTTCCTGCCGCTGCTGGCCATGCTGCTGACCTACGGGGCCACCCTGTGCACGCTGGCGGCCGGCGGCCGGCGGTACGGGCACGCGCGGAGGCTGACTGTGCTGGTGCTGGCCTTGGCCATGGCCTTCTTCGTGCCCAGCAACACGTTGCTACTGTTGCACTACTCGGACCCCAGCCCTGACGCCTGGGGGAACCTGTACGCCGCCTACGTGCCCAGCCTGGCGCTCAGCACCCTCAACAGCTGTGTGGACCCCTTCATCTACTACTACGTGTCCGCCGAGTTCAGGGACAAGGTGCGGGAGGGGCTGCCATGCTGGGCTCCAGGCGCCTCAACGGCCTCCAGGGAGGGGGGCACCCCGGGCAGCGGCACCCGGTCCACATCACTCGTGTGA